In Anopheles gambiae chromosome 2, idAnoGambNW_F1_1, whole genome shotgun sequence, a single window of DNA contains:
- the LOC1271563 gene encoding influenza virus NS1A-binding protein isoform X2: MTRKNIIKFSYDSDDAMESCGYLKFTDDNMKSSFLQSLSTMRKNRLFCDVVLLVENTEIHAHRNVLACVSPQLMELFSTDAGTLNGGPTAASDAKLPCYRLNGQITKHGLMYLVEYAYTGSLEVPDEMIRDVYLAAWQLKIDSVVKECARHLVSELEPDICIETRSLPGIERNRRFVQEVDAYIAKNFHLVSETAGFLQLPCVLIEVLYQTRQEMSLVAECSLGRLVIDWIRRQMTNEDVSVSSLLERSHMLYLALDNSLQDCADLPPGQESESDLVQDYKRLVLKCPSNKKHRKALKTPGRPRMILYSRDIGDRSDAADAATTEMDWSLVGCSKLSDHSYVALVTLNGNLARLSIQLRLNIPTTPSPINTPDVMSTSVSRDEDLDECQQPELFCEVATMSGAKCGLGVAELEGKLLVCGGYDRAECLRSVESYCPETNSWTQQSNMGEARGRVQIAVIEGTVYAVGGCNGTTELDSVEYLSKADRKWKKMCKLPLARSNAGVCALNGKIYCIGGWNGQSGIKQCDVLKPEENRWFSIAPLNTGRYQAGVTAYGGKLWVVGGSDAWNCIGSVEVYDVEANQWTLGPSLLTPRRGCGLAEYNGKLYAVGGSDGSHSLNTTECYDEESKCWIAGPNLTSPRSNVSVAVVQNRLYAIGGFSGKTFLSTVEYLDAATNEWTTFVPQTSANIDSLLENSLRAALQNVRSSSSTSSSPDHLSGNGGANENTFKPIHTALNNEYNRQQHSPKATAAGKQDILFTSAQNSAKTALLEDEQDDHDTGDLSKTTNATKTAQENSISLLQQLAANKCTEIATAGNHSS; encoded by the exons acGATGCCATGGAGAGCTGCGGCTATCTGAAGTTCACGGACGACAACATGAAGTCAAGCTTCTTGCAGAGTCTCAGTACGATGCGGAAAAACCGGCTCTTCTGCGACGTGGTATTACTG GTGGAAAATACGGAAATCCATGCGCATCGGAATGTGCTTGCTTGTGTTTCGCCGCAGCTGATGGAACTGTTCAGCACGGATGCG GGCACACTGAACGGTGGGCCTACCGCAGCCAGTGACGCTAAGCTGCCCTGCTATCGGCTGAACGGGCAGATCACGAAGCACGGCCTGATGTATCTGGTCGAGTATGCCTACACCGGATCATTGGAAGTGCCCGATGAGATG ATCCGCGATGTCTATCTCGCTGCCTGGCAGCTGAAGATCGATAGTGTGGTGAAGGAGTGCGCCCGCCATCTTGTGAGCGAGCTGGAGCCGGACATTTGCATCGAGACGCGTTCGCTGCCCGGTATCGAGCGGAACCGACGCTTCGTGCAGGAGGTGGACGCGTACATCGCGAAAAACTTCCATCTCGTCTCGGAGACGGCCGGGTTTCTGCAGCTGCCTTGCGTGCTGATCGAGGTGCTGTATCAAACGCGCCAAGAGATGTCGCTGGTGGCGGAATGCTCTTTGGGACGGCTCGTTATCGACTGGATTCGGCGCCAGATGACGAACGAGGATGTATCG GTTTCCTCGCTGCTAGAACGCTCGCACATGCTCTACTTGGCACTGGATAATTCACTGCAAGACTGTGCAGATCTGCCACCGGGACAAGAATCGGAGAGCGATTTGGTGCAGGACTACAAGCGGCTAGTGCTGAAATGCCCGAGCAATAAGAAGCATCGCAAAGCGTTGAAAACACCTGGCAGGCCACGCATGATACTGTACAGCCGTGACATCGGTGACCGTAGTGATGCCGCGGATGCTGCCACCACGGAGATGGATTGGAGTTTGGTTGGCTGCAGCAAGCTTTCCG ACCATTCGTACGTTGCGCTCGTTACGCTGAACGGCAACCTGGCGCGTTTATCCATTCAGCTGCGCCTGAACATCCCTACGACACCGTCCCCGATCAACACGCCGGATGTGATGAGCACCAGCGTCAGCAGGGATGAAGATCTGGACGAATGCCAGCAGCCGGAACTGTTTTGCGAGGTTGCTACCATGTCCGGCGCCAAGTGCGGTCTCGGTGTAGCCGAGCTTGAGGGCAAGCTGCTCGTCTGCGGCGGCTACGATCGGGCCGAGTGTCTCCGTTCGGTAGAATCCTACTGTCCCGAGACGAACAGCTGGACACAGCAGTCGAATATGGGTGAGGCACGCGGACGCGTCCAGATAGCGGTTATCGAGGGAACGGTTTACGCCGTCGGTGGCTGTAATGGCACGACCGAGCTGGATTCCGTCGAGTATCTCTCCAAGGCGGATCGAAAGTGGAAGAAGATGTGCAAACTACCTCTCGCTCGAAGCAATGCAGGCGTGTGTGCGTTGAATGGCAAGATCTACTGCATCGGTGGATGGAATGGACAGAGCGGCATCAAACAGTGTGACGTGCTGAAGCCGGAAGAGAATCGCTGGTTCTCGATTGCGCCACTCAACACTGGCCGCTATCAGGCTGGGGTGACGGCATACGGCGGCAAGCTGTGGGTCGTTGGCGGAAGCGATGCGTGGAACTGTATCGGCTCGGTGGAGGTGTACGATGTGGAAGCAAACCAGTGGACTCTTGGACCATCGCTCTTGACGCCGAG GCGCGGTTGTGGCCTGGCCGAGTACAACGGGAAACTGTACGCCGTTGGAGGTAGTGATGGTTCACACTCACTGAACACGACCGAGTGTTACGATGAGGAAAGCAAGTGTTGGATTGCCGGACCGAACCTTACATCGCCCCGCTCGAACGTTTCGGTAGCGGTGGTTCAGAATCGTCTGTACGCGATCGGTGGCTTCTCGGGTAAGACGTTCCTCAGCACGGTCGAATATCTTGACGCTGCGACGAACGAGTGGACCACATTCGTGCCACAAACGAGCGCCAACATTGATTCGCTGCTCGAGAACTCGCTACGGGCGGCTCTGCAGAACGTGCGATCCTCTTCGTCCACCTCGTCGTCGCCGGACCATCTGAGCGGCAATGGAGGTGCAAACGAGAACACTTTCAAACCGATCCACACCGCGCTCAATAACGAGTACAACCGACAGCAGCATTCGCCAAAGGCAACGGCTGCCGGAAAGCAGGACATTCTCTTCACTTCGGCACAGAACAGTGCCAAAACGGCACTGCTGGAAGACGAGCAGGACGACCATGACACCGGGGACCTGAGTAAAACTACGAACGCGACCAAGACAGCGCAGGAGAACAGTATTAgcctgctgcagcagctggcgGCCAACAAGTGTACGGAAATTGCGACCGCCGGCAATCATTCCAGCTAA
- the LOC1271566 gene encoding proteasome assembly chaperone 2, whose product MFSFKREIDFTGYSFIVPSVSVGNVPQLAADAVIETLQLEPIGLLWSPALVPIVGAPAFEHTGGSDAITTTAELYVSQEKKLLVLQLRAPLVGPLRQTFLDELGDFVRDRKFSHAILLSSCFSHEKFDIRTGPFRYVANEQYEAQSPDAAHLKDDRWTKHSGGVIHGGGFASKLLDGLTARQVPAVVFFMYVSEGDNTAEGLMLARMLNAISGERLLASERTDFRWPSSWKHLFGTAHPRTLY is encoded by the coding sequence ATGTTTTCCTTCAAGCGAGAGATCGACTTCACCGGTTACAGCTTTATTGTGCCCTCGGTCAGCGTGGGCAACGTGCCGCAGCTCGCAGCCGATGCCGTGATCGAGACGCTCCAGCTAGAACCGATCGGTCTGCTTTGGTCCCCGGCCCTGGTCCCGATCGTCGGTGCGCCAGCGTTTGAGCACACGGGCGGTAGCGATGCGATAACCACCACGGCCGAGCTGTACGTTTCGCAGGAGAAGAaactgctggtgctgcagcTCCGGGCGCCGCTGGTCGGCCCGCTCCGACAAACCTTCCTGGATGAGCTGGGCGATTTCGTGCGCGATCGGAAATTCTCGCACGCCATCCTGCTGTCCAGCTGCTTCTCGCACGAAAAGTTCGACATCCGCACCGGACCGTTCCGGTACGTCGCGAACGAGCAGTACGAAGCGCAGTCGCCGGATGCGGCCCACCTGAAGGACGACCGCTGGACAAAGCATAGCGGCGGCGTCATCCACGGGGGAGGCTTCGCCTCGAAGCTGCTGGACGGGCTTACCGCGCGCCAGGTGCCGGCAGTCGTTTTCTTCATGTACGTTTCCGAGGGTGACAACACGGCGGAAGGATTGATGCTGGCCCGCATGTTGAATGCGATCAGCGGCGAGCGTTTGCTGGCGTCCGAGCGGACCGACTTCCGATGGCCGAGCTCGTGGAAGCATCTGTTCGGCACAGCCCATCCGAGAACGTTGTATTGA
- the LOC1271563 gene encoding influenza virus NS1A-binding protein isoform X1, with protein MDPRGQAFSAFEHYNLLTPSVPSSGAVHSSKPTSINGVSPISRRMRPRIENSIGDDAMESCGYLKFTDDNMKSSFLQSLSTMRKNRLFCDVVLLVENTEIHAHRNVLACVSPQLMELFSTDAGTLNGGPTAASDAKLPCYRLNGQITKHGLMYLVEYAYTGSLEVPDEMIRDVYLAAWQLKIDSVVKECARHLVSELEPDICIETRSLPGIERNRRFVQEVDAYIAKNFHLVSETAGFLQLPCVLIEVLYQTRQEMSLVAECSLGRLVIDWIRRQMTNEDVSVSSLLERSHMLYLALDNSLQDCADLPPGQESESDLVQDYKRLVLKCPSNKKHRKALKTPGRPRMILYSRDIGDRSDAADAATTEMDWSLVGCSKLSDHSYVALVTLNGNLARLSIQLRLNIPTTPSPINTPDVMSTSVSRDEDLDECQQPELFCEVATMSGAKCGLGVAELEGKLLVCGGYDRAECLRSVESYCPETNSWTQQSNMGEARGRVQIAVIEGTVYAVGGCNGTTELDSVEYLSKADRKWKKMCKLPLARSNAGVCALNGKIYCIGGWNGQSGIKQCDVLKPEENRWFSIAPLNTGRYQAGVTAYGGKLWVVGGSDAWNCIGSVEVYDVEANQWTLGPSLLTPRRGCGLAEYNGKLYAVGGSDGSHSLNTTECYDEESKCWIAGPNLTSPRSNVSVAVVQNRLYAIGGFSGKTFLSTVEYLDAATNEWTTFVPQTSANIDSLLENSLRAALQNVRSSSSTSSSPDHLSGNGGANENTFKPIHTALNNEYNRQQHSPKATAAGKQDILFTSAQNSAKTALLEDEQDDHDTGDLSKTTNATKTAQENSISLLQQLAANKCTEIATAGNHSS; from the exons acGATGCCATGGAGAGCTGCGGCTATCTGAAGTTCACGGACGACAACATGAAGTCAAGCTTCTTGCAGAGTCTCAGTACGATGCGGAAAAACCGGCTCTTCTGCGACGTGGTATTACTG GTGGAAAATACGGAAATCCATGCGCATCGGAATGTGCTTGCTTGTGTTTCGCCGCAGCTGATGGAACTGTTCAGCACGGATGCG GGCACACTGAACGGTGGGCCTACCGCAGCCAGTGACGCTAAGCTGCCCTGCTATCGGCTGAACGGGCAGATCACGAAGCACGGCCTGATGTATCTGGTCGAGTATGCCTACACCGGATCATTGGAAGTGCCCGATGAGATG ATCCGCGATGTCTATCTCGCTGCCTGGCAGCTGAAGATCGATAGTGTGGTGAAGGAGTGCGCCCGCCATCTTGTGAGCGAGCTGGAGCCGGACATTTGCATCGAGACGCGTTCGCTGCCCGGTATCGAGCGGAACCGACGCTTCGTGCAGGAGGTGGACGCGTACATCGCGAAAAACTTCCATCTCGTCTCGGAGACGGCCGGGTTTCTGCAGCTGCCTTGCGTGCTGATCGAGGTGCTGTATCAAACGCGCCAAGAGATGTCGCTGGTGGCGGAATGCTCTTTGGGACGGCTCGTTATCGACTGGATTCGGCGCCAGATGACGAACGAGGATGTATCG GTTTCCTCGCTGCTAGAACGCTCGCACATGCTCTACTTGGCACTGGATAATTCACTGCAAGACTGTGCAGATCTGCCACCGGGACAAGAATCGGAGAGCGATTTGGTGCAGGACTACAAGCGGCTAGTGCTGAAATGCCCGAGCAATAAGAAGCATCGCAAAGCGTTGAAAACACCTGGCAGGCCACGCATGATACTGTACAGCCGTGACATCGGTGACCGTAGTGATGCCGCGGATGCTGCCACCACGGAGATGGATTGGAGTTTGGTTGGCTGCAGCAAGCTTTCCG ACCATTCGTACGTTGCGCTCGTTACGCTGAACGGCAACCTGGCGCGTTTATCCATTCAGCTGCGCCTGAACATCCCTACGACACCGTCCCCGATCAACACGCCGGATGTGATGAGCACCAGCGTCAGCAGGGATGAAGATCTGGACGAATGCCAGCAGCCGGAACTGTTTTGCGAGGTTGCTACCATGTCCGGCGCCAAGTGCGGTCTCGGTGTAGCCGAGCTTGAGGGCAAGCTGCTCGTCTGCGGCGGCTACGATCGGGCCGAGTGTCTCCGTTCGGTAGAATCCTACTGTCCCGAGACGAACAGCTGGACACAGCAGTCGAATATGGGTGAGGCACGCGGACGCGTCCAGATAGCGGTTATCGAGGGAACGGTTTACGCCGTCGGTGGCTGTAATGGCACGACCGAGCTGGATTCCGTCGAGTATCTCTCCAAGGCGGATCGAAAGTGGAAGAAGATGTGCAAACTACCTCTCGCTCGAAGCAATGCAGGCGTGTGTGCGTTGAATGGCAAGATCTACTGCATCGGTGGATGGAATGGACAGAGCGGCATCAAACAGTGTGACGTGCTGAAGCCGGAAGAGAATCGCTGGTTCTCGATTGCGCCACTCAACACTGGCCGCTATCAGGCTGGGGTGACGGCATACGGCGGCAAGCTGTGGGTCGTTGGCGGAAGCGATGCGTGGAACTGTATCGGCTCGGTGGAGGTGTACGATGTGGAAGCAAACCAGTGGACTCTTGGACCATCGCTCTTGACGCCGAG GCGCGGTTGTGGCCTGGCCGAGTACAACGGGAAACTGTACGCCGTTGGAGGTAGTGATGGTTCACACTCACTGAACACGACCGAGTGTTACGATGAGGAAAGCAAGTGTTGGATTGCCGGACCGAACCTTACATCGCCCCGCTCGAACGTTTCGGTAGCGGTGGTTCAGAATCGTCTGTACGCGATCGGTGGCTTCTCGGGTAAGACGTTCCTCAGCACGGTCGAATATCTTGACGCTGCGACGAACGAGTGGACCACATTCGTGCCACAAACGAGCGCCAACATTGATTCGCTGCTCGAGAACTCGCTACGGGCGGCTCTGCAGAACGTGCGATCCTCTTCGTCCACCTCGTCGTCGCCGGACCATCTGAGCGGCAATGGAGGTGCAAACGAGAACACTTTCAAACCGATCCACACCGCGCTCAATAACGAGTACAACCGACAGCAGCATTCGCCAAAGGCAACGGCTGCCGGAAAGCAGGACATTCTCTTCACTTCGGCACAGAACAGTGCCAAAACGGCACTGCTGGAAGACGAGCAGGACGACCATGACACCGGGGACCTGAGTAAAACTACGAACGCGACCAAGACAGCGCAGGAGAACAGTATTAgcctgctgcagcagctggcgGCCAACAAGTGTACGGAAATTGCGACCGCCGGCAATCATTCCAGCTAA
- the LOC1271565 gene encoding dnaJ homolog subfamily C member 17 yields the protein MVDVKKFSDIDIYGLLEVDIAATEQEIRKAYRKKALQCHPDKNPDNPKAAQLFQELSKALEILMDVSARAAYDRLLNAKKAAQLRTKQLDSKRQKLKADLEERERQAKEAASGGYKTASNKTPEELFQEEFERLRKEGSKLIQEEQELMRRQLQEELRMMQTATAPSWDPAQHRIKIRWKADRGDAANGGYTEDVLRKFLSKYGDLNALVMSPRKNGSALVEFRAKDAAEMAVTFEKGRLDNPCTLEWVGEAPTKGKAKATASGGSTITERDYESLVLRQLRQAEERKRLIEQMMKEEAEAEGETTAQ from the exons ATGGTGGACGTGAAAAAGTTCAGCGATATCGACATCTATGGCCTGCTGGAGGTGGACATCGCGGCAACAGAGCAAGAG ATCCGCAAAGCGTACCGCAAAAAAGCCCTACAATGCCATCCGGACAAAAATCCCGACAACCCGAAGGCGGCCCAGCTGTTCCAGGAGCTTTCGAAGGCGCTGGAAATACTGATGGACGTTTCGGCCCGTGCGGCGTACGATCGGTTGCTAAACGCCAAGAAGGCCGCACAGCTGCGGACAAAGCAGCTGGACAGCAAGCGACAGAAGCTGAAAGCGGATCTCGAAGAGCGCGAAAGGCAAGCAAAGGAAGCGGCCTCCGGGGGCTACAAGACGGCCAGCAACAAAACCCCCGAGGAGCTGTTCCAGGAGGAATTCGAGCGGCTGCGCAAGGAGGGCTCCAAGCTGATCCAGGAAGAGCAGGAGCTAATGCGCCGCCAGCTGCAGGAGGAGCTGCGCATGATGCAAACGGCGACCGCACCGAGCTGGGACCCAGCGCAGCATAGGATAAAAATACGCTGGAAGGCGGACCGGGGCGATGCAGCGAATGGAGGCTACACGGAGGACGTTCTGCGCAAGTTTCTTAGCAAATATGGCGATTTGAATGCGCTCGTTATGAGCCCGCGCAAGAACGGCAGCGCGCTGGTAGAGTTCCGAGCGAAAGATGCCGCCGAAATGGCGGTAACGTTCGAGAAGGGCCGGCTGGACAATCCGTGCACGCTCGAATGGGTTGGAGAGGCGCCGACGAAGGGAAAAGCTAAAGCGACGGCATCCGGTGGCAGTACCATCACGGAGCGGGATTACGAAAGTCTGGTGCTAAGGCAGCTGCGGCAAGCCGAAGAACGGAAGCGACTGATCGAACAGATGATGAAGGAAGAGGCCGAAGCGGAAGGCGAAACAACGGCACAGTAG
- the LOC1271564 gene encoding conserved oligomeric Golgi complex subunit 2 produces the protein MDGKPAPPAGSGGELFSLPAGPASLCFDKNEFMKKTFSVDEFLHENRNAGSLEIIRDDLGLYLKVLRSAMIELINQDYADFVDLSANLIGLDQQIEAIEGPLQKLRTEVDQVKGALEASMSEIASCLEQKKLLRSYKKSLQSLARAQASLHKLEDMLLGDRKDQIDATLLERAALESIQLQFNIKFCRDFLDDGKQRLAQDLWSELLARLKGYFLRALGEPEPKELERCLRIYCTLDECRTAEEVFRGEIVAPFMNRAISESSLQNSPQGLTGIYNQILDFVSMRMKQLCQLTKRNGKVKGYNFIVNSFWAEVERRMETNMSSIFAPGNPDAFYQKYKCTLEFLERIELIIDDADDVAQFKAHAQYRSFQLRWNLPVYFQIRFQEIGAELEACCSESASRQVASSISASQFNVVQFSAALTAISRCWQDGVFLPQLFHRFLKLTLQILARLSVWCGEAFRPDGASQEAANGAPEGQTERIRFLVALYSDLRNIELKIPSIVNLIVEKSPPSGVARGELEAIVGESGTAFGERRSQLQQLIVRELIGASIPQLRQVSDIPRLYRKTNRDVPSRCCAYVEQLLAPVDSFRKGYISMIGVEAMRDFQIGVFNHVTVQFYQVIDEVLTSVQKTEESLRRLKNLRDRSGTSASSAAVAPSTDRTAPSDDDKIRLQLQADVMHFARYVEDKAQIGRQNVDKLPQLVQLVEDAIKGRPFAIEQTQP, from the exons ATGGATGGAAAGCCAGCTCCACCGGCCGGCAGTGGTGGCGAGCTGTTCAGCTTGCCGGCTGGTCCGGCATCTTTGTGTTTCGACAAGAACGAATTCATGAAG AAAACATTCTCCGTCGATGAGTTCCTGCACGAGAACCGAAATGCCGGCAGTCTGGAGATCATTCGCGATGACCTGGGCCTCTACCTGAAGGTACTACGGTCGGCGATGATTGAGCTGATCAATCAGGATTACGCCGATTTCGTAGACCTGTCCGCGAATCTTATCGGGCTGGACCAGCAGATCGAGGCCATCGAGGGGCCGCTGCAGAAGCTGCGCACCGAAGTCGACCAGGTGAAAGGTGCCCTCGAGGCGAGCATGAGCGAAATTGCCAGCTGTCTCGAGCAGAAGAAGCTGCTGCGTTCGTACAAAAAATCGCTCCAGAGCTTGGCCAGAGCGCAAGCTTCGCTGCACAAGCTCGAGGACATGCTGCTCGGCGACAGGAAGGACCAGATCGATGCCACCCTGCTGGAGCGAGCGGCACTGGAATCGATTCAGCTACAGTTTAACATCAAGTTCTGTCGCGACTTTCTGGACGACGGCAAGCAGCGTCTCGCGCAGGACCTCTGGAGCGAGCTGCTGGCCCGGCTGAAGGGTTACTTTCTGCGTGCGCTGGGCGAGCCGGAACCGAAGGAGCTGGAACGGTGTCTGCGCATCTACTGCACGCTGGACGAGTGCCGCACGGCGGAGGAAGTGTTTCGGGGCGAAATTGTCGCCCCGTTCATGAACCGCGCCATCTCGGAAAGCAGCCTGCAAAACTCGCCCCAGGGGCTGACCGGGATCTACAATCAGATTCTGGACTTTGTCTCGATGCGCATGAAGCAGCTGTGCCAGCTGACGAAGCGCAACGGCAAAGTGAAGGGCTACAACTTTATTGTGAACAGCTTCTGGGCCGAGGTCGAGCGACGCATGGAGACGAACATGTCGTCGATCTTTGCGCCCGGCAATCCGGATGCCTTCTATCAGAAGTACAAGTGTACGCTCGAGTTCCTGGAGCGCATCGAGCTGATCATCGACGATGCGGACGACGTGGCGCAGTTCAAGGCGCACGCGCAGTACCGCAGCTTTCAGCTGCGCTGGAACCTGCCGGTGTACTTCCAGATCCGATTCCAGGAGATCGGTGCCGAGCTGGAGGCGTGCTGCAGCGAATCCGCTTCACGCCAGGTGGCCTCCAGCATATCCGCATCCCAGTTTAATGTAGTGCAATTTTCCGCCGCCCTGACGGCCATTTCCCGCTGCTGGCAGGATGGTGTGTTTCTGCCGCAGCTGTTCCATCGGTTCCTTAAGCTCACGCTGCAGATTCTCGCGCGGCTAAGCGTGTGGTGTGGAGAAGCCTTCCGACCGGACGGGGCAAGTCAAGAGGCGGCGAACGGCGCTCCGGAGGGGCAGACGGAGCGCATCCGCTTTCTGGTGGCGCTGTACTCTGATCTGCGAAATATCGAGCTGAAAATTCCGTCAATAGTGAACTTGATCGTCGAGAAAAGCCCACCGTCTGGGGTGGCTCGCGGCGAGCTGGAAGCGATAGTGGGCGAGAGCGGGACTGCATTCGGCGAGAGACGCTCGCAGTTGCAGCAGCTGATTGTGCGAGAATTGATCGGCGCCAGCATACCGCAGCTGCGGCAGGTAAGCGATATACCGCGCCTGTACCGGAAGACGAATCGTGACGTGCCGAGCCGTTGCTGTGCGTACGTGGAGCAGCTGCTTGCACCGGTGGATTCGTTTCGCAAGGGCTACATCTCGATGATAGGGGTCGAAGCGATGCGTGATTTTCAAATCGGCGTCTTCAACCACGTGACAGTGCA ATTCTACCAAGTAATCGACGAAGTGTTAACATCCGTCCAAAAGACGGAGGAATCGTTGCGACGGTTGAAAAATCTTCGCGACCGTTCGGGAACGAGCGCATCGTCGGCAGCGGTTGCGCCCAGCACGGATCGCACGGCACCTTCGGATGATGACAAAATTCGTCTGCAACTGCAGGCAGACGTGATGCACTTTGCTCGGTATGTGGAAGACAAGGCACAGATCGGCCGCCAGAACGTGGACAAACTGCCCCAACTGGTTCAGCTGGTGGAGGACGCCATTAAGGGACGGCCATTTGCCATCGAGCAGACGCAGCCGTAG